One region of Coriobacteriia bacterium genomic DNA includes:
- a CDS encoding Lrp/AsnC family transcriptional regulator, which produces MSHTRTTLTDLERRVLDEIQTRFPIDPEPYAVLGERLGTNAEQVLESVARLREGGVVRRIGAIFDSHR; this is translated from the coding sequence GTGAGCCACACGAGAACCACGCTGACCGACCTCGAACGCCGCGTGCTCGACGAGATCCAGACCCGCTTCCCGATCGACCCCGAGCCCTACGCGGTGCTGGGCGAGAGGCTGGGCACCAACGCGGAGCAGGTGCTCGAGTCCGTCGCGCGGCTGCGCGAGGGCGGCGTCGTCCGCCGGATCGGCGCGATCTTCGACTCGCACCG